One region of Mesobacillus boroniphilus genomic DNA includes:
- a CDS encoding 3D domain-containing protein, with translation MKKSLLSLVAAAAISGAAGTQAQAEEIVVHKGDTLWGISKEYGVTVDSLKKWNNLTSDVIHPNDLLEVSPIKYAQVRKGDTLWSIAKAYDVTVNDLKDWNKLSSDLIHPGMRLAVYTNMPADMKVENTKSAEPAATPVATPAAAPANQVTAQPAATKPAAATNQITVEATAYTANCTGCSGITKTGVNLKANPNAKVIAVDPTVIPLGSKVYVEGYGYATAEDIGGAIKGNRIDVFIPTQSGALQWGRKQVKVTILD, from the coding sequence ATGAAAAAGTCATTATTATCTTTGGTTGCAGCAGCGGCAATTTCTGGAGCTGCCGGTACACAAGCACAGGCAGAAGAAATCGTCGTACATAAGGGGGATACACTTTGGGGTATTTCTAAGGAATACGGCGTAACAGTAGATTCACTAAAAAAATGGAATAACTTAACGAGTGATGTAATTCATCCGAATGATTTACTAGAAGTATCTCCTATTAAATATGCCCAAGTTAGAAAAGGTGATACACTTTGGAGTATTGCCAAGGCTTATGACGTAACAGTGAATGATCTTAAAGATTGGAATAAATTATCTTCTGACCTTATTCATCCAGGAATGAGACTCGCTGTATATACAAATATGCCAGCTGATATGAAGGTCGAGAACACGAAGTCTGCCGAGCCGGCTGCAACTCCGGTAGCAACGCCCGCAGCAGCACCTGCAAATCAGGTAACTGCACAACCAGCTGCAACAAAGCCAGCAGCTGCTACAAACCAGATTACCGTTGAAGCGACAGCTTATACAGCAAATTGCACAGGATGCTCTGGAATCACAAAGACAGGTGTAAACCTGAAAGCAAACCCAAATGCAAAAGTAATTGCTGTTGATCCAACTGTTATTCCTCTTGGATCTAAAGTATATGTTGAAGGCTATGGCTATGCCACTGCCGAAGATATTGGCGGAGCCATTAAAGGAAACCGCATTGATGTCTTTATCCCTACTCAAAGCGGTGCCCTTCAATGGGGAAGAAAGCAAGTTAAAGTTACCATTTTGGACTAA